Proteins found in one Methanospirillum hungatei JF-1 genomic segment:
- a CDS encoding DNA glycosylase, with product MKSFSLTESQLPFDLDLSLSCGQIFGWKKTRDTWKGVHNGSIVTIRQKGILIEYDGLSQQDVIRFLGLSDPISDIIESIREHIIAYKGSPDRFFETRYSQSRGLRILRQHPWECLVSFICSANSNVSTIGKRINLILGRYGTSCTLFENTFPDPAVLSQCQEPELRECLTGYRAPYLIKTAQYIHEHPDFFHQVRKMEYHQAKDTLMNLPGVGPKVADCVLLFAFEHLNAVPVDIRIRKIIEDKYASLIHTDKSGKLPYDTIGGFCREYFGPYAGYAQQYLFATRDLEKGEVTRSAELP from the coding sequence GTGAAATCCTTTTCACTCACAGAGTCACAACTTCCTTTCGATCTCGATCTCTCACTCTCATGCGGGCAGATATTTGGATGGAAGAAAACAAGGGATACATGGAAAGGGGTACATAATGGGAGTATTGTAACAATCAGACAGAAGGGCATTCTCATCGAATATGATGGATTATCACAGCAGGATGTCATCCGGTTTTTAGGGTTATCTGATCCCATCTCTGATATTATCGAATCCATAAGAGAACATATCATCGCATACAAAGGTTCACCAGATCGATTTTTTGAAACCAGGTACAGCCAGTCACGGGGACTCCGGATACTCAGGCAACATCCCTGGGAATGCCTGGTGAGTTTCATCTGTTCGGCAAACTCGAATGTCAGCACTATCGGGAAACGAATCAACCTCATTCTTGGGCGATATGGCACCTCATGCACACTATTCGAGAACACGTTCCCGGATCCAGCAGTACTCTCTCAATGCCAGGAACCAGAACTTCGGGAATGCCTGACAGGATACCGGGCTCCCTACCTGATAAAAACCGCTCAGTATATTCATGAGCATCCTGACTTCTTTCATCAGGTCAGAAAAATGGAATACCATCAGGCAAAAGACACGTTGATGAATTTACCCGGAGTCGGACCAAAAGTTGCAGACTGCGTTTTACTCTTTGCATTTGAACATCTCAATGCAGTCCCGGTGGACATCCGGATACGGAAGATAATTGAAGATAAATACGCCAGTCTTATCCACACCGATAAGAGTGGAAAACTCCCCTATGATACTATTGGCGGATTCTGCAGGGAGTACTTTGGTCCTTATGCCGGATATGCCCAACAATATCTCTTTGCTACCCGCGATTTGGAAAAAGGAGAGGTTACCAGATCTGCTGAATTACCATGA
- a CDS encoding DUF47 domain-containing protein, which produces MGIKEWLIPQDKVFFDLFEQMAGIVVQAADKLEQMVTKKTEPESTYKEIKELEHRGDLITHEIYEHLNRTFITPLDPLEISRLASALDDVLDYIDDSAEKLFIYGIKDYDKTMQNFAQLIRLSTVQLQCGVKGIRSFRNSNPLESCGIEINRLENMADDLLSHAIQRLFALEDPMTTIKLKDIYECLETATDKCEDVANVLSDISIRHS; this is translated from the coding sequence GTGGGGATTAAGGAATGGCTGATTCCACAGGACAAAGTATTTTTTGACCTTTTTGAGCAAATGGCCGGTATTGTAGTTCAGGCGGCCGACAAACTGGAGCAGATGGTTACAAAAAAGACTGAGCCTGAATCAACCTATAAAGAGATTAAAGAACTGGAACACAGGGGCGATTTAATCACCCATGAAATATACGAACATTTAAATCGCACATTTATCACTCCGCTTGATCCGCTGGAGATATCAAGACTCGCATCAGCACTTGATGATGTTTTGGACTACATTGATGATTCGGCTGAGAAACTTTTCATTTATGGAATAAAGGACTATGACAAGACGATGCAGAACTTTGCCCAGCTTATCAGGTTGTCAACAGTCCAGCTGCAATGCGGGGTGAAGGGAATTCGTTCTTTCAGGAACAGTAATCCACTGGAAAGTTGTGGCATAGAAATTAACAGGCTTGAGAACATGGCAGATGATCTGTTATCTCATGCAATCCAGCGGCTGTTTGCCTTGGAAGATCCCATGACGACGATAAAATTAAAGGATATTTACGAGTGTCTGGAGACTGCTACTGACAAATGTGAAGATGTTGCGAACGTCCTTTCGGATATCAGTATCAGGCATTCGTGA
- the eno gene encoding phosphopyruvate hydratase — MVQIEKVFGREIIDSRGNPAVEVDITLVGGYFGRAACPSGASTGTHEAIEKRDGDFRFFGKGVKKAVEAINTDIRKSLLGMDSTDQPAVDNQLISLDGTDNKGHLGANAILPVSMAVARAASQALQVPLYEHLADRTYLLPVPYMNILNGGAHANWQGADFQEYMIAPVGAPDFPEAVRWGCEVYHTLKAILKKRGLSTGVGDEGGFAPKVSSNRAPLDFITEAIEMAGYKPGKDISLALDPASSEFYSDGVYELKSEGKKLSSEEMTGYYEDMVAVYPIISIEDGLSEDDWNGWIAMTKAIGKKVQLVGDDIFVTNTKRISRGISEKAANAVLIKLNQIGTVTETISAVTMARNAGWSSMISHRSGETVDSFIADLTVSLGTGQIKTGAPCRGERVEKYNQLMRIHEELGSRATYAGKKREIRHL; from the coding sequence ATGGTTCAGATAGAGAAGGTTTTTGGAAGAGAGATCATTGATTCACGTGGTAATCCCGCTGTTGAAGTAGATATAACTCTGGTCGGCGGGTATTTTGGACGGGCAGCATGCCCCTCCGGAGCATCGACCGGAACACATGAAGCAATAGAAAAGCGTGATGGTGATTTTCGTTTTTTTGGTAAAGGTGTTAAAAAAGCGGTAGAGGCTATCAATACCGATATTCGCAAATCCCTGTTGGGAATGGACAGTACTGATCAGCCTGCTGTAGACAACCAGTTGATTTCATTGGATGGAACGGATAACAAAGGCCATCTTGGAGCAAATGCGATCCTCCCGGTTTCCATGGCAGTAGCTCGTGCAGCTTCCCAGGCATTACAGGTTCCATTATATGAACACCTTGCAGACCGGACATATCTTCTCCCGGTTCCGTATATGAATATTTTAAATGGAGGTGCCCATGCAAACTGGCAGGGAGCGGATTTCCAGGAGTATATGATAGCTCCGGTCGGAGCTCCTGATTTTCCTGAAGCTGTCAGATGGGGATGTGAGGTCTATCACACTTTAAAAGCAATCCTGAAAAAACGAGGTCTCTCAACTGGTGTCGGGGATGAGGGGGGTTTTGCTCCCAAAGTCTCATCAAACCGGGCTCCTCTGGATTTTATAACCGAAGCAATTGAGATGGCCGGATATAAACCCGGGAAAGATATCTCACTTGCACTTGATCCTGCATCGAGTGAGTTTTATTCAGATGGTGTATATGAATTGAAGAGTGAAGGGAAGAAACTCTCATCCGAAGAAATGACAGGATATTATGAGGATATGGTCGCAGTATATCCGATCATCTCCATTGAAGACGGGCTCTCTGAAGATGACTGGAATGGGTGGATTGCGATGACAAAAGCCATCGGAAAGAAGGTCCAGCTGGTCGGAGATGATATTTTTGTGACGAATACGAAACGCATTTCACGAGGTATTTCAGAAAAGGCAGCAAATGCAGTCCTCATCAAACTGAACCAGATAGGGACAGTCACTGAGACAATATCTGCCGTTACTATGGCGCGAAATGCCGGGTGGAGTTCAATGATATCACATCGGAGTGGTGAGACTGTGGATTCCTTTATTGCGGATCTTACGGTAAGTCTCGGCACCGGCCAGATTAAAACCGGGGCACCCTGCAGGGGAGAACGGGTAGAAAAATATAACCAGCTTATGAGAATTCATGAAGAACTCGGCTCCCGTGCAACTTACGCAGGAAAGAAAAGGGAGATCAGGCACCTATAG
- a CDS encoding inorganic phosphate transporter — protein sequence MESILIIGIAIALLFNFLNGLHDAANSISTIVATRVLTPLQAVCLAAFFNLIGPLFFTTAIAKTIGKGIVAPEWLTLEVIIVGILVASFWIYATAYIGIPISSTHAMVGGLIGTAVAYGGMSVVILPSLPLIGGVILFGLIGALIGAVFLAGIAKRKHEPDLNHYLKIGGFFGFVFSIPLCIMFHILPISGLLGIILFIVISPSLGFAGAFIFGCLVIRLCRNADQQVMNKIFNKLQIVSASFYSIGHGSNDAQHAMGIITAMLVTAGVLNDFHVPLWVILMSSAAISLGTLTGGWKIVRTMAKRITHLRPYQGFCAEAGGGFVLLFVTLFGVPVSSTHAISGCIMGVGATQGSSAVQWSIVRQIVTAWIITIPLTATCAYCVFMVIQQIW from the coding sequence ATGGAAAGCATCCTCATCATTGGCATTGCTATCGCTCTCCTTTTTAATTTTTTAAATGGTCTTCATGATGCGGCAAATTCCATTTCTACCATTGTTGCAACCCGTGTCCTGACACCCCTGCAGGCAGTTTGTCTGGCAGCATTTTTTAACCTTATTGGCCCGTTGTTCTTTACCACGGCTATTGCAAAGACGATTGGGAAAGGGATTGTGGCACCTGAATGGCTTACGCTTGAGGTTATTATCGTTGGTATTCTCGTCGCATCTTTCTGGATTTATGCGACTGCATATATCGGGATTCCGATATCATCCACCCATGCGATGGTTGGGGGTCTGATTGGAACTGCGGTTGCCTATGGGGGGATGAGTGTTGTCATCCTTCCTTCATTGCCGTTGATCGGAGGGGTGATTCTTTTCGGGCTTATCGGGGCACTTATCGGTGCAGTCTTTCTGGCAGGGATTGCCAAGCGAAAACATGAGCCCGATCTTAATCATTATCTGAAGATAGGAGGATTTTTTGGATTTGTGTTCTCAATTCCCCTTTGTATTATGTTCCATATTCTTCCTATCAGCGGCCTATTAGGAATCATTCTCTTCATTGTCATCTCACCATCACTGGGATTTGCAGGAGCGTTCATCTTCGGATGTCTGGTTATCAGGTTATGCCGGAATGCAGACCAGCAGGTAATGAATAAAATATTTAATAAACTGCAGATCGTATCGGCTTCGTTTTACAGTATCGGTCATGGGAGTAATGATGCACAGCATGCAATGGGTATAATTACTGCTATGCTGGTTACAGCAGGGGTATTGAATGACTTCCATGTCCCTCTCTGGGTAATCCTCATGTCTAGTGCGGCAATATCACTGGGAACCCTGACCGGAGGATGGAAGATCGTCAGGACAATGGCGAAGCGGATTACTCACCTGCGTCCGTATCAGGGCTTTTGTGCTGAAGCAGGCGGCGGTTTTGTTCTTTTATTTGTAACACTTTTTGGTGTTCCGGTATCCAGCACTCATGCAATCAGTGGATGTATCATGGGGGTTGGTGCAACGCAGGGAAGTTCAGCAGTTCAGTGGTCTATTGTGAGGCAGATTGTCACGGCATGGATCATTACGATTCCGCTGACCGCAACGTGTGCTTATTGTGTATTCATGGTAATTCAGCAGATCTGGTAA
- the gatC gene encoding Asp-tRNA(Asn)/Glu-tRNA(Gln) amidotransferase subunit GatC: MVTAEDVRKIAKLADVGIDDSEINEFTNQCSGILEYFAVLDTLDQNQPLIRERYNILRDDEVLPSLSQEEALQNAGQTEKGYFKAPRVM; encoded by the coding sequence ATGGTTACCGCTGAAGACGTCAGAAAAATAGCAAAACTCGCTGATGTCGGCATTGATGATTCCGAAATAAATGAATTTACGAACCAGTGTTCAGGTATTCTTGAATATTTTGCCGTTCTTGATACCCTGGATCAGAATCAGCCGCTTATCCGTGAACGATATAATATTCTTCGTGACGATGAAGTTCTTCCCTCCTTGTCTCAGGAGGAAGCCCTGCAGAATGCAGGCCAGACAGAAAAAGGGTACTTTAAAGCACCACGGGTGATGTGA
- a CDS encoding glycoside hydrolase family 26 protein has translation MNRGLGLIIILTLFCSFASALPPGFCLGEEGGLALGVFAPEKTPSGEEHILLDEIQAFREKIGRPIAIGVFSDEWMNDRKFPAENAKTLRNEGMVPYIRFMMRSSDTPYQKEPFYTLSNIALGKFDGELISWAREARSFGSPILIEYGTEINQWNYPWNGYWNGNQKGQDLFKDAYRHIIRIMREEGASNLIWIYHVNAESQPADEWNNMTGYYPGDEYCDLVAVSLFGTKKPFETGTKKFSDAIYSTLSTLQAGGIQKPILLITGTDVQSRFEDPATFVSNVLSSLSGQTWPDIKGLIWLNAAWKNDNNPLHDTSMRLQDNATVAAAFKSGLQTIQIQGLLTCS, from the coding sequence ATGAATCGAGGACTCGGACTGATAATAATCCTTACTTTGTTCTGTTCATTTGCGTCAGCTCTGCCCCCAGGTTTTTGCCTGGGAGAGGAGGGGGGCCTTGCGCTTGGGGTATTTGCTCCAGAAAAAACTCCATCCGGAGAAGAACATATCCTTCTGGATGAGATTCAGGCGTTCAGGGAAAAAATCGGAAGACCTATAGCAATTGGAGTGTTTTCAGATGAATGGATGAATGACCGGAAATTTCCTGCAGAAAATGCAAAAACCCTGCGCAATGAAGGAATGGTTCCCTATATCAGGTTCATGATGCGAAGCTCTGATACACCATATCAGAAAGAACCGTTCTATACTCTTAGCAACATTGCATTGGGTAAATTTGATGGAGAACTCATATCCTGGGCCAGGGAAGCCAGATCTTTTGGTTCACCGATCCTCATTGAATATGGTACTGAAATAAACCAGTGGAACTATCCCTGGAACGGATACTGGAATGGTAACCAGAAGGGTCAGGATTTATTCAAAGATGCATACCGCCATATTATTCGTATTATGCGAGAAGAGGGTGCCTCAAATCTTATCTGGATTTATCATGTAAATGCAGAGAGTCAGCCAGCAGATGAATGGAATAATATGACCGGGTATTATCCAGGAGATGAATATTGTGACCTAGTGGCAGTATCGCTGTTTGGAACCAAAAAACCCTTTGAGACCGGAACAAAAAAATTCAGCGATGCCATTTATAGTACTTTGTCCACCCTGCAGGCAGGGGGAATCCAAAAACCCATCCTGCTTATCACCGGGACAGATGTGCAGAGCAGATTTGAGGATCCTGCTACGTTTGTATCAAATGTTCTCTCATCACTTTCCGGACAGACCTGGCCTGATATCAAGGGTCTTATCTGGCTCAATGCTGCCTGGAAGAATGATAATAATCCACTTCATGATACATCAATGAGACTGCAGGATAATGCAACGGTGGCAGCTGCATTCAAATCGGGTCTGCAGACCATACAGATCCAGGGGCTTCTGACCTGTTCATAA
- the gatB gene encoding Asp-tRNA(Asn)/Glu-tRNA(Gln) amidotransferase subunit GatB, which yields MEDLETIIGLEIHCQLNTKSKMFCSCSTDFRDNEPNTHTCPVCLGLPGSMPMVNKRAIEFALKVGKALNCTIRDESEFSRKNYFYPDLNKAYQITQYDKPLAEWGKLLIDGDNGEKEVRITRIHLEEDPGRSVHMGTTDRGKYTLVDYNRAGIPLIEIVTEPDLRSPKEARKFLNKLRATLEYLNVFDSEKEGSLRVDANISLKGSERVEVKNISSYKGVEKALTFEVTRQRNLLRRGQIVTRETRHFVEARGVTTSSRSKEEENDYRYFPEPDLLPLRVASWVDAIELPELPDARRERFISQYGVSPEHAKTLTGGLKLAEFYETVASEDPALAATWTADYLLGELNYRDFSIDAMPSDLFRELLTLIKSDTITDKSAVEILRLILDAVKDGKKPERPQEIVSRLGLAKTSGDQVTAMIQEVIAEQQAAIDDYYAGKMQALNFLVGQVMKKCRGRADPGHLNTLLKEILDKKV from the coding sequence ATGGAAGACCTGGAGACAATCATCGGCCTTGAGATCCATTGTCAGCTGAACACGAAGTCTAAGATGTTCTGTAGCTGCTCAACGGATTTTCGTGACAACGAACCGAACACTCACACCTGCCCGGTCTGTCTTGGTCTTCCGGGTAGTATGCCGATGGTAAACAAGCGGGCCATAGAGTTTGCACTGAAGGTTGGAAAGGCGCTCAACTGTACCATAAGGGATGAATCAGAGTTCTCAAGAAAGAACTATTTTTATCCTGATCTGAATAAAGCATACCAGATCACCCAGTATGACAAACCTCTTGCAGAATGGGGAAAACTTCTGATTGACGGTGATAATGGTGAGAAAGAGGTCAGGATTACCAGAATACATCTTGAGGAAGATCCCGGACGTTCTGTCCACATGGGGACCACTGATCGGGGAAAATATACTCTTGTTGATTACAACCGTGCGGGTATCCCGCTTATTGAGATAGTTACCGAACCTGATCTCCGGTCTCCAAAGGAAGCTCGGAAATTTTTGAACAAACTGCGGGCAACTCTTGAATATCTCAATGTATTTGACTCGGAAAAAGAAGGTTCTCTTCGTGTTGATGCAAACATATCACTGAAGGGATCAGAACGGGTTGAGGTTAAGAATATCTCCTCCTATAAAGGTGTGGAAAAGGCACTCACCTTTGAAGTAACCAGGCAGCGAAATCTGCTCCGGCGTGGCCAGATCGTTACACGGGAGACCAGACATTTTGTTGAGGCACGGGGGGTGACCACGTCATCCCGTTCAAAAGAAGAGGAGAATGATTACCGGTACTTCCCTGAACCAGATCTTCTCCCCCTCCGGGTTGCATCCTGGGTTGATGCCATAGAACTTCCTGAGCTTCCCGATGCACGAAGGGAACGGTTTATTTCACAGTACGGAGTCTCACCAGAGCATGCAAAAACCCTGACCGGCGGTCTCAAACTTGCAGAGTTTTATGAGACGGTTGCATCAGAAGATCCTGCCCTTGCTGCCACGTGGACCGCAGACTACCTGCTTGGTGAGCTCAATTACCGTGACTTTTCCATCGATGCAATGCCTTCAGACCTCTTCCGCGAACTCCTCACACTTATAAAATCCGACACTATTACCGACAAGTCTGCGGTGGAGATACTCCGGCTGATTCTTGATGCTGTCAAAGATGGGAAAAAACCAGAGCGCCCTCAGGAGATAGTGAGCCGGCTCGGACTTGCAAAGACCAGTGGTGATCAGGTCACTGCAATGATACAGGAAGTAATCGCCGAGCAGCAGGCAGCCATAGATGATTATTATGCTGGAAAGATGCAGGCGCTCAATTTCCTCGTCGGGCAGGTCATGAAAAAATGCCGGGGACGTGCAGATCCCGGACATCTGAATACGCTTCTCAAAGAGATTCTGGATAAGAAGGTCTGA
- the gatA gene encoding Asp-tRNA(Asn)/Glu-tRNA(Gln) amidotransferase subunit GatA — MKKLTFHPDDSVHAFITTIPEVTYGDGPLSGVTVAVKDNISTKGIETTCASKILKGYIPPYDAHVVTLLKNAGAAIVGKTNMDEFGMGTTTENSAYGPTLNPLDHQRVPGGSSGGSAAAVAAGLVDCAIGSDTGGSIRCPAAFCGIVGLKPTYGRVSRFGLIAYANSLEQIGPMARDVQTLSNLYSVIAGHDSRDATSVDKPYKHNPVSDITGLKIGVPDEFFGEGVNPNVAEVVRQAIDTLESMGATAVPCTIPSMKYALSAYYVTCTSEASSNLARFDGVRYGPAVGTLKSWHDAYSEQRKAGFGKEVRRRIILGTFSLAAGYYGRYYQKAQTARQMVRDDFERIFRDVDVIAGPTMPDIAFKLGEKSDPLQMYLSDILTVPANLAGVPALSVPCGKINSMPVGLQLIGRYFEDERIIDTAYAYEQGRA, encoded by the coding sequence GTGAAAAAGCTGACATTTCATCCGGATGATTCTGTTCATGCGTTTATTACCACCATTCCTGAAGTTACCTATGGTGACGGGCCGCTCTCCGGGGTCACCGTTGCGGTGAAGGACAATATATCAACAAAAGGAATTGAAACCACCTGCGCTTCCAAAATATTGAAAGGATATATCCCTCCCTATGATGCCCATGTGGTCACGCTGCTTAAAAATGCCGGAGCAGCGATTGTCGGGAAGACCAATATGGATGAGTTTGGTATGGGCACGACCACTGAGAACAGTGCCTATGGCCCGACATTAAATCCACTTGATCACCAGCGGGTTCCTGGTGGTTCATCAGGAGGATCTGCTGCAGCAGTTGCAGCCGGCCTTGTTGATTGTGCCATTGGTTCAGATACCGGTGGTTCAATCAGGTGTCCTGCAGCTTTTTGTGGTATTGTCGGATTAAAACCGACATATGGGAGAGTCTCCCGTTTTGGTCTTATTGCGTATGCAAACTCTCTTGAGCAGATTGGACCGATGGCACGGGATGTACAAACGCTTTCAAACCTTTATTCGGTTATTGCCGGCCATGATTCCCGTGATGCCACCTCGGTTGACAAACCCTACAAACATAATCCGGTATCTGACATTACGGGCCTGAAGATTGGAGTGCCTGATGAGTTCTTTGGCGAGGGTGTAAATCCAAACGTTGCTGAAGTAGTCAGGCAGGCAATTGATACACTTGAGTCAATGGGCGCAACGGCAGTACCATGCACTATACCCTCAATGAAATATGCCTTATCAGCATACTATGTCACCTGTACCAGTGAAGCATCCAGTAATCTGGCCCGGTTTGATGGCGTAAGGTATGGTCCTGCTGTCGGGACGCTGAAGAGCTGGCATGATGCCTACTCCGAGCAGAGAAAAGCCGGGTTTGGAAAAGAAGTTCGCCGTCGGATCATTCTGGGGACATTCTCACTTGCAGCCGGGTACTATGGCAGGTACTACCAGAAAGCCCAGACTGCACGACAGATGGTCAGGGATGACTTTGAACGAATATTCAGGGATGTAGATGTAATTGCCGGCCCTACTATGCCAGATATTGCTTTTAAACTTGGGGAGAAGAGTGACCCTTTGCAGATGTACCTCTCTGATATCCTGACCGTCCCGGCAAACCTGGCAGGAGTTCCTGCCTTGTCTGTGCCATGTGGAAAAATAAACAGCATGCCGGTCGGATTACAGCTTATCGGACGATATTTTGAAGATGAGCGGATTATTGACACTGCATATGCCTATGAACAGGGGAGAGCATAA
- a CDS encoding asparagine synthase C-terminal domain-containing protein, whose product MHLTGWIELDGIPLSHEEIIQKLSEDPQIVTHFGGEFYLEYDSCVARDHFGIIQGPCPAGTIICNGSVTGSVKPSCPCLPLADAIRTAIELRSDSGITALSGGVDSALVAAIAKRPCLVVGMEGCHDIRQATAVAQVLDLPLHVRTITPEDVAAALPVVISLIDDPNPVDVAIGTTLFFVAETAQSLGYERILTGQGADEVFGGYSRYLETPEHLLEEVFARDFASLPRQGCRDQSIAGSMGAYLSMPYLDIRVVCAAQAIPPRDRVTGGVRKKPLREVARLYLPESFAYYDKKAMQYGTGIWKEIKRIARQNGYHSSVSDFITHLRRT is encoded by the coding sequence ATGCATCTGACCGGTTGGATCGAGCTGGATGGAATACCGTTATCTCATGAAGAAATTATTCAAAAATTATCCGAGGATCCTCAAATTGTCACACACTTTGGCGGAGAATTCTATCTAGAATATGATTCATGTGTTGCACGGGATCATTTTGGCATTATTCAGGGTCCATGTCCGGCCGGGACAATCATCTGCAATGGTTCTGTTACTGGTTCGGTAAAGCCGTCCTGCCCGTGTCTTCCCCTTGCTGATGCAATCAGGACTGCCATTGAACTGAGATCAGATTCCGGTATTACTGCTCTATCCGGTGGTGTGGATTCAGCTCTGGTAGCAGCAATCGCAAAACGTCCCTGTCTAGTGGTAGGCATGGAAGGATGCCATGATATCAGGCAGGCTACTGCAGTTGCACAAGTTCTGGATCTTCCCTTACACGTAAGGACTATAACACCGGAGGATGTCGCAGCAGCTCTACCGGTTGTTATCTCCCTCATTGATGATCCAAACCCGGTTGATGTGGCCATTGGAACAACTCTGTTTTTTGTTGCAGAAACAGCCCAAAGTCTTGGGTATGAGCGAATTCTGACTGGTCAGGGAGCAGATGAGGTCTTTGGAGGATATTCCAGGTACCTGGAGACTCCGGAACATCTCCTGGAAGAGGTCTTTGCCCGTGACTTTGCTTCTCTTCCCCGTCAGGGATGCCGGGATCAGAGTATTGCAGGATCCATGGGTGCCTACCTGTCAATGCCATATCTTGATATCAGGGTTGTATGCGCTGCACAGGCAATACCCCCTCGTGATCGGGTTACGGGTGGGGTCCGAAAAAAACCACTTCGGGAAGTTGCCAGACTGTATCTGCCTGAATCATTCGCATATTATGATAAAAAGGCAATGCAGTACGGGACCGGGATCTGGAAAGAGATAAAACGGATTGCCCGGCAGAATGGTTATCACAGTTCTGTTTCAGATTTCATTACACATTTAAGGAGGACGTAA
- a CDS encoding DNA-deoxyinosine glycosylase, with translation MHKCGLSPLLSSDCRVLILGSYPSVLSIKAGEYYAHPRNMFWKIMEIILNIPHNQTYTTRISLLLNHGIGLWDVYAACSREKSADAHIKDPVPNELKTLILNHQDIRIIFLNGRAAEKGFRKFFPDISLQTIYLPSSSPAHAVHLEEKIKRWREITKFL, from the coding sequence ATGCACAAATGCGGACTATCTCCTCTGCTTTCTTCTGATTGCAGAGTTCTGATCCTTGGAAGTTACCCCTCAGTCTTATCCATAAAAGCCGGGGAATATTATGCTCATCCCCGGAACATGTTCTGGAAGATCATGGAAATAATTCTCAATATCCCGCATAATCAGACATATACTACCCGTATCTCACTTCTATTAAATCATGGAATAGGATTATGGGACGTGTATGCAGCATGTTCAAGAGAGAAAAGTGCAGATGCCCATATCAAGGACCCGGTTCCAAACGAATTGAAAACTCTCATCCTGAATCATCAGGATATCAGGATCATTTTTTTAAATGGCCGGGCAGCTGAAAAAGGCTTCAGAAAATTTTTTCCGGATATATCTTTACAAACTATCTATCTGCCATCATCCAGCCCTGCTCATGCAGTACATCTAGAGGAAAAAATCAAACGGTGGAGAGAAATAACCAAGTTTCTATAG